The following coding sequences lie in one Streptomyces xiamenensis genomic window:
- the mraY gene encoding phospho-N-acetylmuramoyl-pentapeptide-transferase has translation MRQILFSGAIGLFLTLIGTPLLIKLLARKGYGQFIRDDGPRGHAGKRGTPTMGGIAFILATLIAYAATKIMTSSAPTVTGLLVLFLFAGMGLVGFLDDYIKIVKQRSLGLRAGAKMLGQFFVGIAFAILALNFSDSRGLTPGSTHLSFTQDFGWSIGPVLFVLWALFMILAMSNGVNLTDGLDGLATGASVMVFGAYVFIGVWQYGQTCANELTAGATCYEVRDPLDTAVVAAAMMGALFGFLWWNTSPAKIFMGDTGSLALGGALAGLAIVSRTQLLVALLGGLFVLITMSVVIQVGSFRLTGRRVFKMAPLQHHFELKGWSEVLVVVRFWIIQGICVIVGIGVFYGGWVADW, from the coding sequence ATGAGGCAGATCCTCTTCTCCGGTGCCATCGGGCTGTTCCTCACCCTGATCGGCACCCCGCTCCTGATCAAGCTGCTCGCCCGCAAGGGCTACGGCCAGTTCATCCGGGACGACGGCCCGCGCGGCCACGCCGGCAAGCGTGGCACCCCCACCATGGGCGGTATCGCGTTCATCCTGGCCACCCTGATCGCGTACGCCGCGACCAAGATCATGACCAGCTCCGCGCCCACCGTCACCGGGCTGCTGGTGCTGTTCCTGTTCGCCGGGATGGGCCTGGTCGGCTTCCTCGACGACTACATCAAGATCGTCAAGCAGCGCTCGCTCGGTCTGCGGGCCGGCGCCAAGATGCTCGGCCAGTTCTTCGTCGGTATCGCCTTCGCGATCCTCGCGCTGAACTTCTCCGACTCGCGCGGCCTGACCCCCGGCTCCACGCACCTGTCCTTCACCCAGGACTTCGGCTGGTCCATCGGCCCGGTGCTGTTCGTGCTGTGGGCGCTGTTCATGATCCTGGCGATGTCCAACGGCGTGAACCTGACCGACGGCCTGGACGGCCTGGCCACCGGTGCCTCGGTGATGGTCTTCGGCGCCTATGTCTTCATCGGCGTGTGGCAGTACGGCCAGACCTGCGCCAACGAGCTGACCGCCGGGGCCACCTGTTACGAGGTGCGCGACCCGCTGGACACCGCCGTGGTCGCCGCCGCCATGATGGGCGCCCTGTTCGGCTTCCTGTGGTGGAACACCTCGCCCGCCAAGATCTTCATGGGCGACACCGGCTCGCTGGCCCTGGGCGGCGCCCTGGCCGGTCTGGCCATCGTCTCCCGCACCCAGCTGCTGGTGGCCCTGCTGGGCGGTCTGTTCGTCCTGATCACCATGTCCGTGGTGATCCAGGTCGGCTCCTTCCGGCTCACCGGACGCCGGGTGTTCAAGATGGCACCGCTCCAGCACCACTTCGAACTGAAGGGGTGGAGCGAGGTTCTGGTCGTGGTCCGATTCTGGATCATCCAGGGCATCTGCGTGATTGTCGGTATCGGAGTCTTCTACGGCGGATGGGTGGCGGACTGGTGA
- the murD gene encoding UDP-N-acetylmuramoyl-L-alanine--D-glutamate ligase produces MGGGLVSEFSGQRITVAGLGVSGISAARALAGLGARVTVVDGGDGERQRGAAAELERAHTGITVRLGDGATLPEGTDLVVTSPGWRPDSALFAAAGSAGVEVVGDVEIAWRLRGPDAPPWLAVTGTNGKTTTVQMLAAILTAAGLRTAAVGNIGTPIIDVVLSGEPYDVLAVELSSYQLHWAPSVRPHSAAVLNLAPDHLDWHGSMAGYAADKGRIYEGNTVACVYNAADPATEDLVREADVVEGCRAIGFTLGTPGPSQLGVVDGVLVDRAFIPQRHRQAQELAEVTDVTPAAPHNIANALAAAALARAYGVEPRAVRDGLRAFTPDAHRIAHVADVAGVSYVNDSKATNTHAAQASLAAYESIVWIAGGLAKGATFDDLVKTAAGRLRGAVLIGADRQLIADALARHAPDVPVVGLDRTDTEAMAAAVREATALARPGDTVLMAPACASMDMFTNYNERGEAFAAAVADLTD; encoded by the coding sequence ATGGGTGGCGGACTGGTGAGCGAGTTCTCCGGGCAGCGGATCACCGTCGCCGGACTCGGCGTGAGCGGCATCTCCGCTGCCCGCGCCCTGGCCGGCCTCGGCGCCCGCGTCACGGTGGTCGACGGCGGCGACGGCGAGCGGCAGCGCGGCGCCGCCGCCGAGCTGGAACGGGCCCACACCGGCATCACGGTGCGGCTCGGCGACGGCGCCACCCTCCCGGAGGGCACGGACCTGGTGGTCACCTCGCCCGGCTGGCGGCCGGACAGCGCGCTGTTCGCCGCCGCCGGGTCGGCCGGGGTCGAGGTCGTCGGCGACGTCGAGATCGCCTGGCGGCTGCGCGGCCCCGACGCCCCGCCGTGGCTGGCCGTCACCGGCACCAACGGCAAGACCACCACCGTACAAATGCTCGCCGCCATCCTCACGGCGGCGGGCCTGCGCACGGCGGCGGTCGGCAACATCGGCACCCCGATCATCGACGTGGTGCTCTCCGGCGAGCCGTACGACGTGCTCGCCGTCGAACTCTCCAGCTACCAGCTGCACTGGGCGCCCTCGGTGCGCCCGCACTCGGCGGCAGTGCTCAACCTCGCCCCCGACCACCTCGACTGGCACGGCTCGATGGCCGGCTACGCCGCCGACAAGGGCCGGATCTACGAGGGCAACACCGTCGCCTGCGTCTACAACGCGGCCGACCCCGCCACCGAGGACCTGGTCCGCGAGGCGGACGTGGTCGAGGGCTGCCGCGCCATCGGCTTCACCCTGGGGACCCCGGGGCCCTCCCAGCTGGGCGTGGTGGACGGCGTCCTGGTCGACCGCGCCTTCATCCCCCAGCGCCACCGGCAGGCCCAGGAGCTGGCCGAGGTCACCGATGTGACCCCGGCCGCCCCGCACAACATCGCCAACGCGCTGGCGGCGGCGGCCCTGGCCCGCGCCTACGGCGTCGAACCCAGGGCGGTACGGGACGGGCTGCGCGCCTTCACCCCCGACGCGCACCGCATCGCGCACGTCGCGGACGTGGCGGGCGTCTCCTACGTGAACGACTCGAAGGCCACCAACACCCACGCCGCCCAGGCCTCGCTGGCCGCCTACGAGTCCATCGTGTGGATCGCCGGCGGCCTGGCCAAGGGCGCCACCTTCGACGACCTGGTCAAGACGGCCGCCGGCCGGCTGCGCGGCGCCGTACTGATCGGCGCCGACCGGCAGCTGATCGCCGACGCCCTGGCGCGACACGCGCCGGATGTCCCGGTCGTCGGCCTCGACCGGACCGACACTGAAGCGATGGCCGCCGCCGTACGGGAGGCGACCGCGCTCGCCCGCCCCGGTGACACCGTCCTGATGGCCCCGGCCTGTGCGTCGATGGACATGTTCACCAACTACAACGAGCGCGGCGAGGCGTTCGCGGCGGCCGTCGCGGACCTGACCGACTGA